The segment AGGCTGGATCAAACTTGATATTTACATCATTGTCCACTTACTGTCCATGCCGTCAGGCTGTTTGATGTAAGGCCCTGTCTTACCACTAATGTGCAGTTACTCCTGAGTAATAACATACTGCATACAGGCTCTGTACCAATGTCCCCttctgtgtctatgtgtctaCCACAGTGGCGTGAAACTGTGTTGTATAATACATGGGTGCTCTCTATTGAAGGACTGCACACAactgtgtctgcatgtcttCTGCTCTCACCCCTCTCCACTCCTCTCTCATAGCTGTCGAACAGCGTGTGCAGTCTGGCACAGTTGTACATCACAAAGACTCCTCCTTTGGGCCCCTTTGTTGACACTCCACCTTCTCTCTGGACATCCAGTGTCACCTAAACACATGACTGTCAATTATTTAAACTCAACTACGAGGAgagtcacataaacatgtgaccAGGACGTGTTCAGACCTGACGAGCTAGTCAAACACATGCTAAATCATTTAatatgtgcacaaaaacaatacTTTACAATCAGGACGCACAGGACTAGTGTGGACTGTGGACAGCAGCTCAAATCTGACTGTGGCAGAAGTCATGaccttgatgatgtcatcccACGTCTGACCTACAAGAAGAGGCATTCAGTTCTCGTGCAGCTGTATAAGATCACTGATcactgagaaaacacacacaccttctacTTGATCGCCATACTTCATCTCTGAGGCCTCCTTCACCTGAGTTCGTCTCATCCTAGAAgtgaggagaaaaaacagaaagctttatacattgtttttgttatttgggtttaacatatatatatatatatatatatatatatatatatatatatatatatatatatatatatatatatatatatatatagacaatGAATGTctgtgaaaaaaacataaaacaagaaagagagagagcagtgcaaacaaagaaagtgGTCTTACTGCAGATACTGTGCAGCAGTGAGATGAGAACCAGGAGTCTTCACAGGTCCACATACAAGATGTCTCTGTGACACAGAAAGCCCCACAGGtaaaaatcaaaacataatGCACACTGCGGGTCTATATGTTTGTGGGtttacctgtttgtgtgtcGCTCCACTGGCTCTCCACAGCATTGCTATCTGCTGCTGCCGGAACTCATCCTGGTAAGAAGTCACGTGTATCATTGTAACTGTGGCTGGCTGTGAAAGAAGCAGCGAGGGCGTACAAATTAGCGTTATTTTTTACgataacaaaaacattttgtttgtgtactgcatgtgtgtgtggtcgtCTCACTGTGCAGTTCGATGTAGATAGGTCCAGCTGTGCCAGGTGAGAAACACAGTGTCTTTGAACTGAAAGAGATACACATGCAATCTCTCACCAGCCAATTCACAGTATGATCTTTTATATCAGTTCTTTATCAGGACCAGGAGACGGTTAGCTTTGTTCAACATGTTAAAGCTGTTTGACGATTACTGTTGTTCTGTTACTATACTGTATGCTTTCTCATTAGCAGAGACTTTCTGCTCAGAGAGTCTCAATCTCTTGTTTCTTGGCAACCTCCTTGAAGAAGTCGATGACAAAATCAAGTAGGTGAACGTCTTGTTTTCTATAAAAAAGTAATTAATGTTATTACTCAAAAAGAATCAAAAGAGAGGTTACGGACCTTTAAACATGACTCTATGTGTCTAATATGTTGTAATCTGATAATGTCCATGGAAATCCTGCCTACTTTAACTTGGGTGATCACCTGATTCTCAAGAGTAGCACCAGTCACTCCATCCTTACCTGTACAGGTACCAAGACTGGGGTCATATCCTTGCAGCCCCTCCTCCTGGAAAACTCGTTTTAGGTTGACCCTCAGCACCCCCTCGTTCTCCCCCTCCTCTACTTTCCTCCCTccgccttctcctcctccactggtccttctgcctctctctgtttccctctctctgtaCAGCGAGTTCTCGAGCAGCTCCTGGATCTTTTCCTCCCGCCCCTCATTGGTCCAATTAGCTGGAGCTGTGGGCCAATCAATTCCAAGAGCTTTGAGAAAGGTGATGACATCGCTGTCTTCAGGGAGAGCTGGGCAATAGAACACTGTAAATCTACGACACATCATCAAACAATGATCAATTATTTTCATCACAAATGATTCAATTTATCCTTTGGTCACGTTGCGATCAGCACACAGACTCACCCTTGTCTTCTCAGCAGGGCTCCCATGTGATCAGCCAACAGAACTGTCCTCAGCTGGCCCAAACTCATCGTATCAGGAGTCAGCATGTTGGGTTTTGGGTGCAGTGCAGGACAGTTGAGTACTACAGTACCGTGCCTCTGACTTGAGGGCTTTAGGTATTCTGCCGCTTCACCCGCCAGCACTGCTCTGAAGGCTGCAGTTCGGTCCACCCGCACCCTGAGACCCTCATCCATCACTTCCCCACCAGCCACAGGAAGAACCCCTCTGCCCCGAAGAGACAGGACTCTGGACATCACTGCTGGAGGGACCTAGGTGGATACAATTTTATGCTCATATTAGAAAAAGTTTTATAGAAATATATAAGAAAATACAAGAGTGTAACTATTTGAAGTTGTAAAACTATCAAAACTGTCATGTCACTGAGCAGAtccttcagtgacaggctgctccatcgCTATCGCAGGTCCTTCCTACCTGCTGCCGTCAGCCATACTACCTCCTGTAACTTGGCTCTTGTCATACAGTACAATAACTCTCTTTTTAGCTCTTTTGTAAGTAATGTAAATTGTCACATATCGGATCATAGTGTGCAATAACAATTCAGtactgaagtcactttattctgttatttaatcaagcattcattcaccttgtattcatttttatttatctatttttatacttttttttttacgtgtGCTTCTactgctgtaacactgtaaaTTTCCCCTGTGGGGGTCTAATAAAGGATTTTCTTATCTCATCTCTTGCATATTAGGACTGATTGCATAACAGACAACATGGTTCCACCCCTGCCTTGGAGGGCACTACCATTTTGAAAAAAGATGCCATCTTAGAATCAGTCTAACTGAAAGGtcagcagctcagctcagggtgacgtctgactgcacacacctctaacaagttACAGCCACTAGTTGACCAGACAACTGACAGCACTGAGTACTCACAGctgtagcagaaaaaaagaacttcttattgccaggtgaggtctgagattcagctgcaagcacacagcGCAGCGGAcattatggcatatagggcaggccaggagtgacaGACAGGAAGCGAGTTTCCTTCTCTATTGATCCctgcctttgtgtttcagtcacttcctTTGAACTGCTtgtgatcaacacaagcagacacatcagcacagattcatggtgaactaagttacctgttgtgcagcttttttgaaggctttgagtaatctgtttctaatctgtttaatctgatctgttctgtgaagtctctaaaatctgacagcccagctgatggtctcattgggaatacagtgaaacagaaatgtggtttttgtggtgaGGCCTAGAGTCATGGTGACACAGAGGTAGAAtgtaacagatgtaaacctgTGTTGCTACAATAATCTTAGTTGACagaactgttttcttttcagtttgttttgtatttgtcatcattgcttaaaataaataaggagttattattgaatctctcaaTAATAATACTCATACTCCATTTTATTGACTCCATCCCGTTGTTGGCCGTATGTATCGTCAGGGAACTAGCAGCTGTAAATATATTTAGCTGTCAgtaaaataggtgttgaaaTCCAGCAGAATGCAGCAAATGAAGCAGCTTCTACTTCATTAAAAAtctacccccctcccccagaggTGTCCCCCTCccaatatttttacagcttctaaATTCAACTTAACACATTATCTTTATACGTCCTAAACTTGCCTACAGTTTATTTAGTATCACTTGAGTTTTCAAGGTGATGCTCGCCTTCTTTAAACTCGACTGACGTTAGAATTAACAATCAGGTTTTAGCTTTCGCTTCAGAATTAGTGCTCAACCTGCTTCTTCACTGATCCAATGACTTTTGGTCTGAGGAGCAACAGCGACCCCGCTCCACCACAGAAAGGTACTACATGTTATTTACAAACTTTCCACAAAATGcttctttaattatttttttagttgTGCATATTTATTTCATGCAGCTCGTGTTAACAATTCGCATTTTGCACGATTTCTATATCTCTATATAGGTTCTTTTTTTGGTAAAAGTCTAACCAGCATACATCGATCGATCGATCGATTCTGCAGGCCTGGCTCATCTTAAATGAGCCTAGTTTCAACAAAGTCAGTAATTCTGAGTATAACATGTTACAACAGTGCTAGAGAATAACGTTCAAATGTAGCGAATAAACATTAGTCAACAAGTATCAGCCAAACCAACCTGTCCGTCCGCGTACAGCGTGTGAAGCATCGTGGTCGGCGACAAGAAGTCCCTGTTTCGCAGGTTTTTAGCACTGCTCTCCTTAAACCACAGCTTCTCTGGTTCTGATAATACTCTGTCGTCGTTTGTCCGGCTGGAATCGTGGACATTTTCACGATTGCCGCGCAGCGCGGAGCTCAGAGCCCGGACAGTAGGAGTGATTCGAAGAGGCTCCTCGATATTCTCCATCACCAATACTATATTTTAGCTTTTGCTTGCTAACAGGCTAAGAACATTCACGCCTTACTCATATCTCTTGTTACATTGTTCGTGGTGATGCGGGCTGTGTTAAGCTTGTTGTCTAACAGCGATAGTCCAGCCGTGCGATTGATTACTGGTCGATGTTAGCTGTAATGGAATCAATTCGCCGCTTTCCTGTGCGGAACTTGTGTGGCGGAATCTTTGTTTCGTTACGGATGCATGTTCCTGCGGGGACATGTACACGTGATGCCGTATCCGGGGTGTCTTCAGATTAGGGGTGGGAAGTTCGACTCAATtcagttactctcgaacccaaacgtgaacgaatcttattgtgagtcatttcgttcatttcgttcttttttacagccggtggcgccgtgtccctGTAGTATCGTATATCATGTATACTGTATATCATTGATATAGGTCAAGCGGCGACGTGCATTATAGGTGTGAAGCTGAGCGTtgtgtgttgctatggtgactgGAAGTCACCTTTGAATCACTGCTTAAATGTTGTGTCATTAAGCATTATCAGGAAATCACAAGTCACTTGTCAGGACTTGGGACGTGAATAAAAAGAACTGAAGAAGAAACACTACTACTGAAGACATGgtttgcttcagctgacaaagtataatacacaactaccacaagcaattcaaagcatgtgaaaacataagagggcaaatacacaccacaataaagtgacttctgtcctgcagcctccctgccagtgttgtttaacagcGCCACAGTGACTgggtagctgtcacgtgacacATGAACGAGAGCGTACTGCTTCCCACACgagctgtgaacgagaacgaatctgtgcagcctttGGAGCCTATCACGTGAGAAATGAACGACGAACGAGAACAAGAATGAGAACTGCTTCTTAAACAGCCTGGACTGCCTGTCACGTGACAGCTGGTAGCAGAAAAGTGAATGCAAAACTCATTTTGACAATTAGTGAGACAATTAAAACAACAAGTAACAATGAATaagttctttaaaatgtttacattatgcATTTATTGTGTCCAAAACGTTACATTATATTGTCcttattatttgttgttgttgttgttattgctgTTGAATTTTATTATAATATGGCAGAGCATCACACAAAATGAACATGTTGacataattttatttatttacaaacacactttacattacatacacaataacactacacatcatCAAGAACCAAAGACCActaattaattataatttcataAATACATAACGTATGCGCgttgtcacatgacaaatgaaggAGCGTCAGATgtcagacattcatttccttgtttgtttctcagtcCACAgccgcagctgagcttcagctctcacgtgacaaatgagcaatccGCGAACGATCCGTTCGTTTGCTGATCGTTTGCTGCTGGTCAGTTGCCtcacagcctgagtggcttggccgTCACGTGACAAAAGAATGAAGAGCCGGGGGCGTGAACAAAAtctttcctgtcctgccaactgagcttatacggctgcctgccatgtggcgagagaacgaatcactcactgaggggactcGTTACTCCtgattcatataaaagattcgtTCATATCGAACAAATCGTTCGCGAGCAACACATTACTACATCAGATGCGTCAACGCGGAGGCCATGTTGGGACGGGCTCTGGCCCAAtagtgctgtctgaatgtgtagtGACACATTTTATACCCCATATGGCCCTTTCATTAAACACACAGAATTTGCATCCAACAgttagaataaaatagaatatactttaataatccctttggcaaggtccctcagggaaattcgggtaccagcagcaatacaacaccgacagtcagagcaagagttaaatagaataaaatagaacatagtacagtaaaaaataaaagataagaggaattatttacaaacattgcacaccagcctAGATGGTAatagaatatagtacagtaaaaattATTCAACAAAGATTTtaatcaaacatttattttcagaatTAAATACATGTCCCTCATATTATAAATGATATACattcataataaaaacattaacttaaaaaaaatgtttttttgtgtgtcccCCAGTTTGTCGTACCACCCATCACTCATTCCCTGTCTGTCTATATAAAAATGTAGGCTACTGTTCTTGTTACGTTCCCTGGTTAGTCCAGGGggtgaggggaagcaacaataatgttacccaggcctgaggagGAGACAGCAAATAACAAAATAGTGAGCTGCAGCCACTGTAGGTTGAAATTTACCACCCTGCCCCATATTTTACTGTGACAGGCTGGTGTTACATGCAATCTAAACTAGAAAACTGGTTGAATTAGAATTAATTAATTAGCCCACAACCTGTAGGCTAAAATACCTGCCCTGAAAAGGAAAGATCAATGGCAAAtattattagtgtttttttttaataataataataataataatcactttTCTTAACTCTGTTTGGTGCAGAGAGACAACGGCGATGGCATGCACCTCGGAATGCTGATCCTGAGAGATAGAGACGGGATGtaggcccttcttgtacaggtgtacagcatgtccagtccagcttgttgtccagccacaacccgaggtacttgtagttgcctacaatctccacctcgcCTGATGATCACTGGGCGTGGttgtgggctggacttcctgaagtcgatgaccagctccttagtctttgaggtgttaagctggagatggttcatctgactccaggtgacaaagtcacTGACTAGATtcctgtactcatcctctccatcatccctgatacaccccacgatggctgtgtcatctgcaaacttctggatgtgacacagttctgagttgtagcagaagtctgaggtgtaaagggtgaagaggaggggggccagCACTGTCCCCTGCTAATGACAGTGTCCGATGTGGTGTCCTTTAGCCTGACGtactgctgtctctctgtgaggtAGTTAGCAACCCATGGTACCAAGTAGTGGTCGACTAGcatctccctcagtttgtccagtagcagcaggggctggatggtgttgaaggcacttgaGAAGACCAAGAATAGGATCCTCACTGTGCCCCTCCCTTTGTCCAGGTGTACTTGAACATGGTGTAGGAGGTAGAGAATGGcgtcctccacacccacacctgcccGATAGGCAAACTGTAGGGGGTCCTGAGCCTGATGCACTTAGGGCTTGAGGAGGTCGAGGATGAGCCGCTccattgtcttcatcagctgtgatgtgagtgcCACAGTGTCTGTAATCGTTTAGCTCACGAGGGCAGTTTCTCTTTGGAACTGGAACCACacaggatgttttccacagggTAGGCACTCTCCCCAGCTGTAGACTGAGGTTGAAGACATGCTGGTCAAAGCTGTTCTGTATAGAGGTGGTGAAaggctgtttgtctgtttcatcctccaaacacaaaacatctcCAGTTATATGGGAATACATGAACCCGCTTCTGGATCATCTGCAAGCTACTCACCCTCAAGTGTCTATTCTGCATTTTCTCAGTGATAGACCATGCACACAATATAAACAGAAAGGGAATTTATTTCTGCacatacaaacaatagcactaattttttgctgctgtttgttgtttgattgttgcttttgattaaaaaaagtttggaaagccgccaaatgtagcgagagagacgccaagttgccaacacccgtctccatgctgtggtaaaaatgcctctcTATGTTACTtaatgcgcatgtccagaaccgaacagatcACGCGCTCCGAACCGAAACATGTGTACCAaacggttcggatttttttcctgaaccgtcccacccctactaTTAATAGGTTTTGCAATATATTTGTAAATTTTAAATGTCccacatttctcttttttaaaaatgtttcatgCCAATGAATATCTATCTACCCTGTCACATGAGAAGGTTTAACATGTCTTTTATAAAGTGGATTACTTAAAAAAAGTCTTAGCCTTGATGAAAATTTTACAAATTCACAGCCACACTTTTTCCAAACAGATCTACAGCTTTCACTGAAACATCTCTGCACAGCAGAAAGTCTCCATGCTGCCCAGTGTCCGGAGCTAAACATCTCATAGCCATCCTGAATAAAAGTGAGTGTTTTTACTAAAGTAATGTTTTTACTTTCTTccaaaataataacattaacgTCATGATAACAGACCCAGTCGTACCTTGAGTTTGTCTGGAGCAGCGGCATTTACCAACATGGGACACATTAAGCTGAGCTGACAGTCAGTTTCCCTGGTGCAGTGAGTAAGTGAGCCGCACCAAAGATTTAAAGTACCCATATTAGTTTATAAATATTACTGCCTAAAATCTAAATTAGCATACCGGTAAGTTAAGAAGCAGTTTCAGACTTTTGTTATGATAAAGCATTTTGGTATCATAAACTACCATATTTAATTTGACAGAGTATTCTATATCATACACACGTCTGCCATTTGTAACAAACCAAACAGTTTGAAAAATGTCTGTTGTCCGttgttagggcccgagcactgagCGAGAGCCCTATTAAAAcctttggtgtttttttttttttctccgtcAATGAtagcatttttggaggccttaacatgcccaaaaacccACCAAACTTAGTAGAAAAAATAGTTTTCCCAAAAAAATTTGTAATTTGCAGACTGAATCGCACatggaaaaatggctctatagcgccccctaccGCATAGCCCCTCTTGTctgtttgacacaggatcataaaAATTAGTACACACGTGTCACCCCAAGACGCATAACAAAAGTCTCTTAGACCCCTCTTCATGCCCAACATACTTCAttcaattgagctgaaattcactgtgtccactcaggacaccatagggaatagacacattccaaaactcttttaaAAGTATtatggccggggcgtggcctcaaagtggaccattcgccattacaaaggaacttgctgtatttttttcagtaCCACCCACATACTTAATGCAATGGATCTGAGTATAtgatgatatggtcatagcgccacctactggcagcaggaaatttctcatgtttttttttgtacgttTTTGGAAAAGAGAGGAGACTGTGATGGCCCCCACAGACAGCAAGGatttgatgtatttatttatttatttatttatattgaaTCTTAAATGATTTGTATGGTATTTGTTGAGTAAAAAGCAATACCATACAAAGAAATGGTGTTCAGCATGTCTCATGTCATGTTATGCTTATGTTataccagtaggtggcggtaaggcACCGAGTGAATGGCTAAAAGTGTTATCACACAGTTCACAGTTCTGTCCTCTCTGGGCTGACCTCAACCATCAATAAGTCTAAACCATCCACATGCTTTCCTCTGATTGGCAGTTCCATATTTAATCCAAGCAGTCTTTAAAAATGATAGACCTTTTATCCCCCAATCTTCCATTTATTTctgaaattattaaaaaaaaaagctgctcatTGTAGGAAGGACTTTTTTATTCTGGATTCAGAGTCTATCACAGCAACAAACCAGCACAGGTTAAAGTAGCAGGTGACCTCCTCATGGCTCATCACTGTATTTGGGCTGAATCTGTTCACTTTACACATGGTTACCCTGGGACATATTCTTCAGCACTGCTGAACTGCACAAGTTTTCATTGTATGGTGTTGACACCTAGCTTTATTTATCTAAGCCAGGAGAAACCGATCAGTTAGTCCAACTTCAGGCGTGTCTTTAAGACAAAAAGGCCTAGaagttttatttcctctgtcctgcctcctcttctcttcctttgCCCAGCTGACCATTAGCAGGAGggcccctccttcctctccctttatgaatgaaaatgaagaaTGCACTGAggatgtatgtatatatatatatatatatatatatatatatatatatatatatacacacacacatttgaacagGCACTGTAATGATAAAACAGTTACATAGAATTTGATCCCATAGAAATGTTTAAGCTGTTCAGGCTCATGTAAGGTCACTGCTGTTTTTAATATTTGCACTATTTGCAAAGAAGCATTTAGTataaaaggggaaaaacaaaCTTACCACCAGACTTTGTATACATTTTAGATGATTTACAAACAGTGTATATTTCCTGCTTCTGTTCCAAAGCCTGCCATGAACTCAGTCTTTACCTGCATCTGAATGGATCATTGCTGCCACAATTTGAAATCATTCTGTGTTTTCATACATGACTTAAAGAAAATAagcattattattaattaataggCTGCCCTTAATGCGGTACGAATATGGCATTATTGAAAAGGTTGAGGCAAGGCAACTAGACTTacgtagagttttcttgaagacgtttcgctgctcctccaagcagcttcatcagttctaagcAAGGCATTTTATTCAACTGGCTGTTCTGATATACCTTTAATATGG is part of the Parambassis ranga chromosome 7, fParRan2.1, whole genome shotgun sequence genome and harbors:
- the dalrd3 gene encoding DALR anticodon-binding domain-containing protein 3; the protein is MENIEEPLRITPTVRALSSALRGNRENVHDSSRTNDDRVLSEPEKLWFKESSAKNLRNRDFLSPTTMLHTLYADGQVPPAVMSRVLSLRGRGVLPVAGGEVMDEGLRVRVDRTAAFRAVLAGEAAEYLKPSSQRHGTVVLNCPALHPKPNMLTPDTMSLGQLRTVLLADHMGALLRRQGFTVFYCPALPEDSDVITFLKALGIDWPTAPANWTNEGREEKIQELLENSLYRERETERGRRTSGGGEGGGRKVEEGENEGVLRVNLKRVFQEEGLQGYDPSLGTCTVQRHCVSHLAQLDLSTSNCTPATVTMIHVTSYQDEFRQQQIAMLWRASGATHKQRHLVCGPVKTPGSHLTAAQYLQMRRTQVKEASEMKYGDQVEGQTWDDIIKVMTSATVRFELLSTVHTSPVTLDVQREGGVSTKGPKGGVFVMYNCARLHTLFDSYERGVERGLYPKIPEATQLDFSALKEEGEWLLLFNYLIPFSELLNQSGQALDCEGGGARVNIKTEQSCKFLVSLSKDFSSYYNRVHVLGEPLPHLFNQMFCRLYLLRALRELFHSALDSLNLPPIQQL